A single Brucella intermedia LMG 3301 DNA region contains:
- a CDS encoding Zn-dependent hydrolase, giving the protein MVLTSNLRVNGDRLWDSLMDMARIGPGVRGGNNRQTLTDEDGEGRKLFQSWCEKSGLSMGVDTMGNMFFLRPGEDADADPVYMGSHLDTQPTGGKFDGVLGVLGGLEVMRTLNDMNIKTKRPIVVVNWTNEEGTRFAPAMLSSGVFAGVHEQDWAYQRTDAKGKKFGDELERIGWKGDEPVGSRKIHAMFELHIEQGPILEAEHKDIGVVTHGQGLWWLQVTLTGKEAHTGSTPMKMRKNASLGLGRMLQLVNEIAMSHQPDAVGGVGHIDVSPNSRNVLPGQIVFTVDFRSPNQAVLDDMKARFEKEAPEIAAELGIGIEIEVAGHFDPVTFDNGCVEAIRNAAERLGYSHRNIVSGAGHDACWVNRVAPTAMVMCPCVDGLSHNEDEDISKEWASAGTDVLLHAVLETAEIVS; this is encoded by the coding sequence ATGGTGCTCACCAGCAATCTTAGAGTCAATGGCGATCGTCTTTGGGACAGTCTGATGGACATGGCCCGGATCGGTCCCGGTGTGCGCGGTGGCAACAATCGCCAGACCCTGACCGATGAAGATGGCGAAGGCCGAAAGCTGTTTCAGAGCTGGTGCGAAAAATCCGGGCTTTCGATGGGCGTCGACACGATGGGGAACATGTTCTTCCTGCGTCCCGGCGAAGATGCCGATGCCGATCCCGTTTATATGGGCAGCCATCTGGACACACAGCCGACTGGCGGCAAGTTCGACGGCGTGCTGGGCGTGCTCGGCGGGCTCGAAGTCATGCGCACGCTCAACGATATGAACATCAAGACGAAACGGCCCATCGTCGTCGTCAACTGGACGAATGAGGAAGGCACGCGCTTTGCGCCCGCCATGCTCTCGTCCGGTGTTTTTGCCGGTGTGCACGAACAGGACTGGGCCTACCAGCGCACCGACGCCAAGGGCAAGAAATTCGGCGATGAGCTGGAGCGCATCGGCTGGAAAGGCGATGAACCGGTCGGCAGCCGCAAGATCCATGCGATGTTCGAGCTTCATATCGAACAGGGGCCGATCCTCGAAGCCGAACACAAGGATATCGGCGTCGTCACCCATGGCCAGGGGCTGTGGTGGCTGCAAGTAACATTGACCGGCAAGGAAGCGCATACCGGCTCCACGCCGATGAAGATGCGCAAGAATGCAAGCCTCGGCCTTGGCCGCATGCTGCAGCTCGTCAACGAGATCGCCATGTCGCACCAGCCGGACGCGGTGGGGGGCGTCGGCCATATCGACGTATCGCCCAATTCGCGCAATGTGCTCCCCGGCCAGATCGTTTTCACCGTCGATTTCCGCTCGCCCAACCAGGCCGTGCTGGACGACATGAAAGCGCGTTTTGAAAAGGAAGCGCCGGAGATCGCGGCGGAACTGGGCATCGGCATCGAGATCGAAGTGGCGGGGCATTTCGATCCCGTGACATTCGACAATGGCTGCGTGGAGGCTATCCGCAATGCGGCGGAACGGCTTGGCTACAGCCACCGCAATATCGTTTCGGGCGCAGGCCATGATGCCTGCTGGGTCAATCGCGTGGCACCGACCGCCATGGTCATGTGCCCTTGCGTCGATGGCCTCAGCCATAACGAAGACGAGGACATTTCGAAAGAATGGGCGTCGGCGGGAACCGACGTGCTTCTGCATGCAGTATTGGAGACCGCTGAAATTGTGAGTTGA
- the rutR gene encoding HTH-type transcriptional regulator RutR: protein MATAPSDSRTEAVENDRTSNDRSEGATRIQGINRRLILDAALEVFSAYGFRGSTVDQIAEKAGMSKPNLLYYFPRKQNIYVTVLEDTLASWLEPFEHIDPDGDPLEELRRYIRLKLEMSAKKPEASRLFANEILHGAPAISDFLKGHLKQLVDEKAAVIHRWIAEKRLAPVDPYHLIFTIWAVTQHYSDFSVQVAAVLGRRSEEAGFYDETARAVSAIILDGIRPRDESPPS, encoded by the coding sequence ATGGCCACAGCTCCTTCAGACTCACGCACCGAGGCGGTCGAAAACGACAGGACGTCGAACGACAGGTCGGAAGGCGCGACGCGCATTCAGGGCATAAATCGCAGGCTTATCCTTGATGCAGCGCTGGAGGTTTTTTCTGCTTACGGCTTTCGTGGCTCGACGGTCGACCAGATCGCCGAGAAGGCGGGCATGTCGAAACCAAACCTGCTTTATTATTTCCCGCGCAAGCAGAATATTTATGTGACAGTGCTGGAAGACACGCTGGCGAGCTGGCTGGAGCCTTTCGAGCACATCGACCCGGACGGCGATCCGCTGGAGGAATTGCGGCGCTACATCCGGCTGAAGCTCGAAATGTCGGCGAAGAAACCGGAGGCTTCGCGCCTCTTTGCCAATGAGATATTGCACGGCGCACCGGCGATTTCCGATTTTCTGAAGGGGCATCTGAAGCAGCTGGTCGATGAAAAGGCGGCGGTCATCCATCGATGGATTGCGGAAAAGCGCCTGGCTCCGGTGGACCCGTACCATCTGATTTTCACCATATGGGCGGTAACGCAGCACTATTCGGATTTTTCCGTTCAGGTCGCAGCGGTTCTTGGCCGCCGTTCGGAAGAAGCCGGATTTTATGACGAAACGGCCCGGGCGGTGAGTGCCATCATTCTTGACGGCATTCGCCCGCGAGACGAAAGTCCGCCCTCATGA
- a CDS encoding NUDIX hydrolase has translation MKTIRISAAIVRDEAGRFLLVRKRGSEIFFQPGGKIDAGEQPEIALIREIEEELGILIDESQLRYAAKMAAPAANEADATVEAELFHLTLKDGQVPVASSEIEELLWNPPGDTTRPVALLSQSIQARFATDY, from the coding sequence ATGAAGACGATTCGAATTTCAGCAGCCATCGTCCGCGATGAGGCGGGCCGTTTCCTTCTCGTGCGCAAGCGCGGCAGCGAGATTTTCTTCCAGCCCGGCGGCAAGATCGACGCAGGCGAGCAGCCTGAAATCGCGCTCATCCGCGAGATCGAGGAAGAGCTTGGCATTCTCATTGACGAGAGCCAGTTGCGTTATGCTGCAAAAATGGCAGCGCCTGCCGCCAATGAGGCCGATGCGACGGTCGAGGCGGAACTGTTTCACCTGACTTTGAAAGACGGTCAGGTTCCGGTTGCTTCCAGCGAGATCGAGGAGCTTCTGTGGAACCCCCCGGGCGACACGACGCGCCCAGTCGCCCTGTTGTCGCAGAGCATCCAGGCGCGCTTCGCCACGGATTACTGA
- a CDS encoding ABC transporter ATP-binding protein, with the protein MASIDIQSVRKSYGEHAVLHGVDLEIKDGEFIVLVGPSGCGKSTLLRMIAGLEDITSGQVQISGKRVNELAPKDRDIAMVFQSYALYPHMSVADNMSYSMRLRKTPKEKIASAIHSTAAKLGLEPLLERRPKALSGGQRQRVAMGRAIVRQPKAFLFDEPLSNLDARLREQMRAEIKKLHGELKATSIYVTHDQIEAMTLADRIVAMHGGVVQQVGSPLELYDRPANLFVAGFIGSPAMNFLDVTYLEQDGGPRLKLKDGTLIALPQPLNLRDGAKATLGIRPEHVHIEKSAGLPADVDLVEPTGFGIILHLGLHGLPFKIFTLDRDALHMQGSIQVSFPAQHLHLFDGDGNRVESRAVQ; encoded by the coding sequence ATGGCTTCCATCGATATTCAGTCTGTCCGCAAAAGCTATGGCGAACATGCTGTTCTGCACGGCGTTGACCTTGAGATCAAAGATGGCGAATTCATCGTGCTGGTCGGCCCGTCAGGCTGTGGCAAGTCCACGCTTCTGCGCATGATCGCCGGGCTTGAAGACATCACCTCGGGTCAGGTGCAGATCAGCGGGAAGCGCGTCAATGAACTGGCCCCAAAGGATCGCGACATCGCGATGGTGTTCCAGTCCTATGCGCTCTATCCGCATATGAGTGTGGCCGACAATATGAGCTACAGCATGCGGCTGCGCAAAACGCCAAAGGAGAAGATCGCCAGCGCCATCCACTCGACCGCCGCCAAGCTTGGCCTTGAGCCTTTGCTGGAACGCCGTCCGAAGGCGCTTTCCGGTGGCCAGCGTCAGCGTGTCGCCATGGGCCGCGCCATCGTGCGCCAGCCCAAGGCCTTCCTCTTCGACGAACCGCTCTCCAATCTCGATGCTCGACTGCGCGAGCAGATGCGCGCTGAAATCAAGAAGCTGCACGGTGAACTGAAAGCCACGTCCATCTATGTGACACATGACCAGATCGAAGCCATGACACTGGCCGACCGCATCGTCGCCATGCATGGTGGTGTGGTGCAGCAGGTTGGCTCCCCGCTGGAGCTTTACGACCGTCCGGCCAATCTCTTCGTGGCGGGCTTCATCGGCTCACCGGCCATGAACTTTCTCGATGTGACCTATCTCGAACAGGATGGCGGTCCGCGTCTGAAACTCAAGGACGGCACGCTCATCGCATTGCCGCAGCCCTTGAACCTCAGGGACGGCGCCAAAGCGACGCTTGGCATTCGTCCCGAGCATGTCCATATCGAGAAGTCCGCGGGCCTTCCTGCCGATGTCGATCTGGTGGAGCCGACCGGTTTCGGCATCATCCTGCATCTCGGCCTGCATGGATTGCCGTTCAAGATTTTCACGCTGGACCGCGATGCGCTGCACATGCAGGGCTCAATTCAGGTGAGCTTTCCGGCTCAGCACCTCCACCTTTTCGATGGCGACGGAAACCGGGTGGAGTCGCGAGCGGTTCAGTAA
- a CDS encoding carbohydrate ABC transporter permease encodes MPNRKIYLAGAHRIAILLFVLFALFPIFWLVKVSVTPNDLLYSEGVRLWPSRMTFDHFSHVLNNSSFPLFFRNSLIVSGSTAIIVTLLASLSGYALSRFNFRAKYWIVALMLLTQMFPLVMLIAPIYKIMAPLGLTNSLLGLVIVYSAFNVPFATFLMQSFFDGIPKDLEEAAKIDGATQFMAFRQIILPLTLPGIAATLGFVFTAAWSELLFALMLISGNDSATFPVGLLSFVSKFSVDFGQMMAAGVLALIPACVFFFLIQRYLVQGLTAGAVKG; translated from the coding sequence ATGCCCAACCGTAAAATCTACCTTGCCGGCGCGCATCGCATTGCCATTCTCCTGTTCGTCCTGTTTGCACTGTTTCCGATCTTCTGGCTGGTGAAGGTATCCGTCACGCCCAATGATCTGCTTTACAGCGAGGGCGTGCGGCTCTGGCCATCGCGCATGACGTTCGACCACTTCAGCCATGTATTGAACAACAGTTCATTTCCGCTGTTCTTCCGCAACAGCCTGATCGTGTCCGGATCGACCGCCATCATCGTCACGCTGCTGGCATCGCTTTCCGGCTATGCGCTGTCGCGGTTCAACTTCCGCGCCAAATACTGGATCGTGGCGCTGATGCTGCTGACGCAGATGTTTCCGCTCGTGATGCTGATTGCGCCAATCTACAAGATCATGGCGCCGCTCGGCCTTACCAACAGCCTGCTCGGCCTCGTCATCGTCTACTCGGCCTTCAACGTGCCCTTCGCCACCTTCCTGATGCAGTCGTTTTTCGATGGCATTCCAAAGGATCTGGAAGAAGCCGCGAAGATCGACGGCGCAACGCAGTTCATGGCCTTCCGCCAGATCATCCTGCCGCTGACCCTGCCCGGCATTGCCGCGACGCTCGGCTTTGTCTTCACCGCTGCGTGGAGCGAGCTTCTGTTCGCGCTGATGCTGATTTCCGGCAATGATTCCGCCACGTTCCCGGTCGGGCTGTTGAGCTTCGTCTCAAAGTTCTCGGTCGATTTCGGACAGATGATGGCAGCAGGCGTGCTCGCGCTCATCCCGGCCTGCGTCTTCTTCTTCCTCATTCAACGATATCTCGTGCAGGGCCTCACGGCTGGCGCGGTAAAAGGCTGA
- a CDS encoding carbohydrate ABC transporter permease, with the protein MTDTASIKAPVRNEVPRQDQRSFLQRLAHASEPYLYSAPALILIGAIMLVPLILGVSYAFRDIQLLNPFSGGFVGLDHFRELATDQAFYRSLKNTLWWTGCSVLLQFVFGLILALLLDKPFAGRGLAQALIFLPWAVPTFLTGLNWAWLFNPVIGPLPHWLHAIGILSAPNNILSDPNLAMWGIITAGVWWGIPFFAITMLAALQAIPRDLYEAAAIDGAGPVQRFLSITLPYLAPTMAITILLRTVWIANSADLIVVMTGGGPADRTQIVASYIFTQAFKRLDFGYASAIAMVLLVLLMVYSMLIVLLRQTLLNKD; encoded by the coding sequence ATGACCGACACCGCTTCCATAAAGGCCCCGGTGCGCAACGAAGTGCCAAGGCAGGACCAGCGCAGCTTTTTGCAGCGGCTTGCGCACGCCTCCGAACCCTATCTCTACAGCGCCCCTGCGCTCATTCTCATCGGCGCCATCATGCTGGTTCCGCTGATCCTCGGCGTCTCCTATGCCTTTCGCGACATTCAGTTGCTCAACCCGTTTTCGGGCGGCTTCGTGGGGCTTGATCATTTCCGCGAACTTGCGACCGATCAGGCCTTCTATCGTTCCCTGAAGAACACGCTCTGGTGGACCGGCTGCTCGGTGCTGCTGCAATTCGTGTTCGGACTTATTCTGGCCCTGCTGCTCGACAAGCCATTTGCGGGGCGTGGACTGGCACAGGCGCTGATCTTCCTGCCATGGGCGGTCCCGACATTTCTCACCGGCCTCAACTGGGCCTGGCTGTTCAATCCGGTTATCGGCCCGCTGCCGCACTGGCTGCATGCAATCGGCATCCTGAGCGCGCCAAACAATATCCTGTCCGATCCCAATCTTGCCATGTGGGGCATCATCACCGCAGGTGTGTGGTGGGGCATTCCGTTCTTCGCCATCACCATGCTGGCCGCCTTGCAGGCCATTCCGCGCGATCTTTATGAAGCGGCGGCGATCGATGGCGCAGGCCCCGTGCAGCGTTTTCTGTCGATCACGCTTCCTTACCTTGCGCCGACCATGGCCATCACCATTCTGCTGCGCACTGTCTGGATCGCCAACAGCGCCGACCTGATCGTCGTGATGACAGGCGGCGGCCCTGCCGACCGGACGCAGATCGTTGCAAGCTACATCTTCACGCAGGCCTTCAAGCGGCTCGATTTCGGTTACGCCTCGGCCATCGCGATGGTCCTGCTTGTCCTGCTGATGGTCTATTCGATGCTCATCGTGCTGTTGCGCCAGACGCTTCTGAACAAGGATTGA
- a CDS encoding ABC transporter substrate-binding protein yields the protein MKKLIAAAFATMLLSGTALADTTLKLVEVITSPERTKTLESIVAKFEAANPGTKVEIISLPWGESFQKFATMVSAGEIPDVMEMPDTWVSLYGNNGMLENLEPYLEKWETTSDLTERALELGRSVNNTAYTLPYGFYLNAMFYNKKLLSEAGVSEPPKTLDEFVEASRKIAALPGKSGYCMRGGPGGLNGWVIFAASMAGNNKFFNEDGTSTMNSEGWKKGIAWMVDLYKNGLAPKDSVNWGFNETVAGFYSGTCAFLNQDPDALIAIAERMKPEDFGVAIMPKGPDGKTFPTIGFAGWSMMSASKNKDLSWKLISMLEGPEGNIEWNKRTGALPVLKSAQNDPFYSGEQFKGWFDELADKNVVPTVMPTYLEEFAFFKDSLVIKTSQEALLGDITPDQLADQWAEYLTKAQQKHLAKQ from the coding sequence ATGAAAAAACTAATAGCAGCCGCATTCGCAACCATGCTTTTGAGCGGTACGGCGCTTGCCGATACCACCTTGAAGCTTGTTGAAGTCATCACCAGTCCCGAGCGCACAAAGACGCTTGAATCCATCGTCGCCAAGTTCGAGGCGGCCAATCCGGGCACCAAGGTGGAAATCATTTCGCTGCCATGGGGCGAATCCTTCCAGAAATTCGCCACCATGGTTTCGGCGGGCGAAATCCCCGACGTCATGGAAATGCCGGACACCTGGGTCTCGCTCTATGGCAATAACGGCATGCTGGAGAATCTCGAGCCTTATCTCGAAAAATGGGAAACCACATCCGACCTGACCGAGCGCGCGCTTGAGCTTGGCCGCAGCGTCAACAACACAGCCTATACGCTGCCTTACGGCTTCTATCTGAACGCGATGTTCTACAACAAGAAGCTGCTGAGCGAGGCAGGCGTATCCGAACCGCCGAAGACGCTGGATGAATTTGTCGAGGCCTCCAGGAAGATCGCAGCCCTTCCTGGCAAATCCGGCTATTGCATGCGCGGTGGTCCCGGTGGGCTGAATGGCTGGGTGATCTTTGCCGCTTCCATGGCGGGCAACAACAAGTTCTTCAATGAAGACGGCACCTCGACCATGAACAGCGAAGGCTGGAAAAAGGGCATCGCCTGGATGGTCGATCTCTACAAGAACGGCCTTGCACCGAAGGACAGCGTCAACTGGGGCTTCAATGAAACCGTGGCCGGTTTCTACAGCGGCACCTGCGCCTTCCTCAATCAGGACCCGGATGCGCTGATCGCCATTGCCGAACGCATGAAGCCGGAAGATTTCGGCGTCGCCATCATGCCGAAGGGCCCGGACGGCAAGACCTTCCCGACCATCGGCTTTGCCGGCTGGTCGATGATGAGCGCGAGCAAGAACAAGGATCTTTCCTGGAAGCTGATCTCGATGCTCGAAGGGCCGGAAGGCAACATCGAGTGGAACAAGCGGACCGGCGCGTTGCCGGTTCTCAAATCGGCCCAGAACGATCCGTTCTACAGCGGCGAGCAGTTCAAAGGCTGGTTCGATGAACTGGCCGACAAGAACGTCGTTCCGACCGTGATGCCGACCTATCTGGAAGAATTTGCCTTCTTCAAGGATTCGCTCGTCATCAAGACCTCGCAGGAAGCGCTACTCGGCGACATCACCCCGGACCAGTTGGCCGACCAGTGGGCAGAATATCTGACCAAGGCGCAGCAGAAGCACCTCGCCAAGCAATAG
- a CDS encoding PLP-dependent transferase — MTDGMDPLDFAALTVAHDEGNAFDAVVPPIVQTSLFTFPSYDDMVASYRGEKVRPIYTRGLNPTVRAFEEMLAKLEGGEDALGFASGMAAISSSVLAFVKPGDRIVAVRHVYPDAFRLFGTILKRMQVQVDYVDGRDEEAVAKALPGAKLFYMESPTSWIMEAHDVGALAQIARQHGVLTIIDNSWASPIFQRPLSLGVDLVVHSASKYLGGHSDVVAGVVTGSKVLINAIRAETYPYLGGKLSPFDAWLLVRGMRTLPTRMKAHEASALEIAKRLQALDVVETVCHPALANRLPAGLTGTSGLFSVIFREGVNIREFCNHLDLFKLGVSWGGHESLIVPGEVVLQQKAQPNSAHTFGIDPRSVRLHVGLEGTEALWRDIEGALAASAV, encoded by the coding sequence ATGACTGACGGGATGGACCCGCTGGATTTCGCAGCGCTTACAGTCGCCCATGATGAAGGCAATGCTTTCGACGCCGTGGTTCCGCCCATCGTGCAGACTTCGCTTTTCACCTTCCCAAGCTATGACGACATGGTCGCCTCCTATCGGGGCGAAAAGGTTCGGCCCATCTACACGCGCGGCCTCAACCCGACCGTGCGCGCATTTGAAGAAATGCTGGCAAAACTTGAAGGCGGCGAAGATGCGCTCGGCTTTGCCAGCGGTATGGCGGCGATCTCTTCAAGCGTGCTGGCCTTCGTCAAGCCAGGCGACCGCATTGTCGCCGTGCGCCATGTCTATCCGGATGCGTTCCGGCTTTTCGGCACTATCCTGAAACGCATGCAGGTGCAGGTCGACTATGTCGATGGCCGCGACGAAGAGGCGGTTGCAAAGGCCCTGCCCGGCGCAAAGCTCTTCTACATGGAGAGCCCGACAAGCTGGATCATGGAAGCCCATGATGTCGGGGCCCTCGCCCAGATCGCCCGGCAGCATGGCGTTCTGACCATCATCGACAACAGCTGGGCCAGCCCGATCTTCCAGCGTCCGCTGTCGCTGGGCGTCGATCTCGTCGTGCATTCGGCATCGAAATATCTTGGCGGCCATAGCGATGTCGTGGCCGGCGTCGTGACCGGCTCGAAAGTGCTTATCAACGCGATCCGCGCGGAAACCTATCCATATCTCGGCGGCAAGCTTTCGCCCTTTGATGCCTGGCTTCTGGTGCGTGGCATGCGCACCTTGCCGACCCGCATGAAGGCGCATGAGGCATCGGCGCTGGAAATCGCAAAGCGGCTTCAGGCGCTGGATGTGGTTGAAACCGTGTGCCATCCCGCCCTTGCCAACCGCTTGCCTGCGGGCCTCACTGGCACGTCCGGTCTGTTCTCGGTCATCTTCCGCGAAGGCGTGAACATTCGCGAATTCTGCAATCATCTCGATCTGTTCAAGCTCGGCGTGAGCTGGGGTGGACATGAAAGCCTGATCGTGCCGGGTGAAGTCGTGCTGCAGCAGAAGGCGCAGCCCAATTCGGCGCATACGTTCGGCATCGATCCGCGCTCCGTGCGCCTGCATGTCGGACTGGAAGGAACGGAAGCGCTGTGGCGGGATATTGAAGGAGCGCTCGCAGCATCGGCCGTGTGA
- a CDS encoding FadR/GntR family transcriptional regulator — MKDRRLLQIAPLPPMDRARQVTDALANYIATAQLQAGDRLPAERELMTALAVGRSTIREAIRHFQALGVIEARKGSGTYLLKPISAATIHMPLSFDPAQLRDALLQSLEVRRGIEAEASMVAARKRTAEDLVVIERNLDEMERVHIAEGTSGPEDLAFHLAIYDATHNPLFRQLLEQMREAFLRFWDHPFERVDFARRTFPFHRTLFNAIVAQDPETARQETLKILDIVEEDIKEMSK; from the coding sequence ATGAAAGATCGCAGGCTGTTGCAGATCGCGCCGCTACCGCCGATGGATCGCGCCCGGCAGGTGACGGACGCACTCGCCAATTACATTGCGACCGCGCAGCTGCAGGCCGGAGACCGCCTTCCCGCAGAACGCGAACTGATGACGGCGCTCGCTGTCGGCCGCTCCACCATTCGTGAAGCAATCCGCCACTTTCAGGCCCTCGGGGTGATCGAAGCCCGCAAGGGTAGCGGCACCTATCTGCTCAAGCCGATTTCGGCTGCAACCATCCATATGCCGCTTTCATTCGATCCTGCGCAGTTGCGCGATGCATTGCTGCAATCGCTTGAAGTGCGCCGTGGCATCGAAGCCGAGGCCAGCATGGTCGCTGCCCGCAAACGCACGGCTGAGGACCTCGTGGTCATCGAGCGCAATCTCGATGAGATGGAGCGCGTTCACATCGCGGAAGGCACGTCCGGACCCGAGGATCTGGCGTTCCATCTCGCCATTTACGACGCGACCCACAACCCGCTTTTCAGGCAATTGCTCGAACAGATGCGCGAAGCCTTCCTGCGTTTCTGGGATCATCCGTTCGAGCGGGTAGACTTCGCGCGGCGGACCTTTCCGTTCCACCGCACCCTCTTCAACGCCATCGTGGCTCAGGACCCTGAAACCGCGCGGCAGGAAACACTCAAAATCCTCGACATTGTCGAGGAAGACATCAAGGAAATGTCCAAATGA
- a CDS encoding aldo/keto reductase, whose amino-acid sequence MHLKASEKRTLGRTGLTVTALGLGTAPLGGLYAPVSRSDADALLEAGWNSGIRYYDSAPMYGYGRSEHILGDMLREKSERAVVSTKVGRLMANERAGRTLPPALPKNPFDSGWHNGLNFREVFDYSYDGIMRSFDDSQQRLGFPEIDLLYVHDIGRVTHGDRQEIHWNALTKGGGFRALTELREAGNIKGFGLGVNEWQIIRDALEEADLDCSLLAGRYSLLDQVSEKEFLPLAQKRGMALVIAGVFNSGILAAPRGGEQKFDYADAPAEIIARTNRLHDICDEYHVPLAAAAMQFPMRHEAVSSILIGVRSPEQIRQNVVWFEQSIPEEFWTTLRSEGLIS is encoded by the coding sequence ATGCATTTGAAGGCATCCGAAAAGCGAACGCTTGGCCGTACCGGTTTGACTGTGACGGCGCTTGGTCTGGGAACTGCACCTCTGGGTGGGCTTTATGCGCCCGTTTCCCGCTCTGACGCCGACGCTTTGCTGGAAGCCGGTTGGAATAGCGGCATCCGTTATTATGACAGTGCGCCGATGTATGGCTATGGCCGCAGCGAGCACATTCTCGGCGATATGCTGCGTGAAAAGAGCGAGCGCGCCGTTGTTTCAACCAAGGTCGGGCGCCTAATGGCCAACGAGCGTGCGGGCCGCACATTGCCGCCTGCGCTGCCGAAAAATCCGTTCGATTCCGGCTGGCACAATGGCCTCAATTTTCGTGAGGTCTTTGATTACAGCTATGATGGCATCATGCGGAGCTTCGATGACAGCCAGCAGCGTCTCGGCTTTCCTGAAATCGATCTGCTCTATGTCCATGATATTGGCCGTGTGACCCACGGCGACCGGCAAGAAATCCACTGGAACGCGCTTACCAAGGGCGGCGGTTTCCGCGCGCTCACCGAATTGCGCGAGGCGGGAAATATCAAGGGCTTCGGTCTTGGTGTAAACGAATGGCAGATCATTCGCGATGCGCTTGAAGAGGCTGATCTCGACTGCTCGCTTTTGGCTGGCCGCTATTCGCTGCTCGATCAGGTGTCCGAAAAGGAATTCCTGCCATTGGCGCAGAAGCGGGGCATGGCTCTGGTGATTGCCGGTGTGTTCAATTCCGGTATTCTCGCGGCACCGCGTGGCGGCGAACAGAAGTTCGACTATGCCGATGCCCCTGCCGAAATCATCGCGCGCACCAATCGCCTGCACGATATTTGCGACGAGTATCATGTACCGCTCGCCGCCGCCGCCATGCAGTTCCCGATGAGACATGAGGCCGTCAGCTCCATTCTGATCGGTGTCCGCTCGCCGGAACAGATCAGGCAGAACGTGGTCTGGTTCGAGCAGTCGATCCCCGAGGAATTCTGGACGACGCTTCGCTCGGAAGGTCTCATTTCGTAA
- a CDS encoding PfkB family carbohydrate kinase: MTSRILCVGALTMDTILRLDALPHAAGKYLPREAVEIAAGMASSAAAAIARLGGDVALWASAGIDPVGDRAVAELQAEGIDCAYIRRLEDARTAFSSILVDASGERIIVPFYDRRLASPSDVVPPIAAGAYAAVMTDVRWPWAAETALRAARDAGIPAILDADTAPVELLETLLPLATHIVASEPAAISVAGTTDLRECVRILANRHDVFTAVTAGAEGCYWSEGAGKPVSHVPGFKVDAVDTLAAGDVFHGAFAWGLVEGKPMTDIIRFANAAAAIKCARFGGRAGSPRPQEVLSFIETGIVPTR; this comes from the coding sequence ATGACATCCAGAATTCTCTGTGTCGGTGCCCTTACCATGGACACCATCTTGCGCCTTGATGCGCTTCCTCATGCGGCAGGCAAATATCTGCCGCGCGAGGCCGTCGAAATAGCAGCCGGCATGGCTTCGAGCGCAGCCGCGGCGATTGCCCGGCTTGGCGGCGATGTGGCGCTCTGGGCTTCTGCGGGGATTGATCCCGTTGGGGATCGTGCCGTCGCGGAGCTTCAGGCCGAAGGCATCGACTGTGCCTATATCCGGCGGCTGGAAGACGCCCGCACCGCATTTTCGTCAATCCTCGTTGATGCGAGCGGCGAACGCATCATCGTGCCTTTCTATGATCGCAGGCTTGCAAGCCCGTCCGACGTGGTGCCGCCCATTGCAGCGGGAGCCTATGCCGCCGTGATGACCGATGTCCGCTGGCCATGGGCTGCTGAGACCGCGCTGCGTGCCGCGCGCGATGCCGGTATTCCGGCCATACTGGACGCGGATACCGCGCCCGTCGAATTGCTCGAAACGCTGCTGCCGCTTGCAACCCATATCGTTGCATCGGAACCCGCTGCAATCAGCGTCGCGGGCACGACGGATTTGCGTGAATGTGTCCGCATTTTAGCTAATCGCCATGATGTGTTCACAGCGGTCACCGCCGGAGCGGAAGGCTGCTATTGGAGCGAAGGCGCGGGCAAACCGGTTTCTCACGTGCCCGGTTTCAAGGTCGATGCAGTGGATACGCTGGCCGCAGGCGACGTGTTCCATGGCGCTTTTGCATGGGGTCTGGTGGAAGGCAAACCGATGACCGACATCATTCGCTTTGCCAATGCGGCTGCGGCGATCAAATGCGCGCGCTTCGGCGGGCGGGCCGGTTCGCCGCGCCCACAGGAAGTGCTTTCCTTCATCGAAACCGGGATTGTTCCAACCCGATAA